In Comamonadaceae bacterium OS-1, a single window of DNA contains:
- a CDS encoding sulfoquinovose 1-dehydrogenase, which produces MKTAHYPSLEGRSVFVTGGSSGIGADIVVGFARQGAQVAFTGRNSEAAAKVLAAASAVGPTPLFLQSEASDVAALQAAIAQAATAHGDISVLINNVANDARHDIMDVTPEDFDWRVSINLRPAFFAAQAVVPGMRRRGGGAIVNLGSVSWMIKGKGYPVYGTCKSATVGLTRCLARDLGPDNIRVNTLTPGWIMTEKQLTHWVDAEGERLIDTNQCLPGRVVGTDVAHMALFLAADDSSMVTAQDFVVDAGWT; this is translated from the coding sequence ATGAAAACCGCCCACTATCCCAGCCTGGAGGGCCGCAGCGTGTTCGTCACCGGCGGCAGCTCGGGCATTGGTGCCGACATCGTGGTGGGCTTTGCCCGCCAGGGTGCCCAAGTCGCCTTCACGGGCCGCAACTCCGAAGCCGCCGCCAAGGTGCTGGCCGCAGCCAGTGCCGTCGGCCCCACGCCGTTGTTTTTGCAAAGCGAGGCCAGCGACGTGGCCGCCTTACAGGCCGCCATCGCCCAGGCGGCTACCGCGCACGGCGACATCAGCGTGCTCATCAACAACGTGGCCAATGACGCGCGCCACGACATCATGGACGTGACCCCCGAAGACTTTGACTGGCGCGTGTCCATCAACCTGCGCCCCGCCTTCTTCGCCGCCCAGGCCGTGGTGCCCGGCATGCGCCGTAGGGGGGGCGGGGCCATCGTCAACCTGGGCTCGGTGAGCTGGATGATCAAGGGCAAGGGCTACCCCGTGTACGGCACCTGCAAGTCGGCCACCGTAGGCCTCACCCGCTGCCTGGCCCGCGACCTGGGCCCCGACAACATCCGCGTCAACACCCTGACCCCCGGCTGGATCATGACCGAGAAGCAACTCACCCACTGGGTGGATGCCGAGGGCGAGCGCCTGATTGACACCAACCAGTGCCTGCCCGGTCGCGTGGTCGGTACCGACGTGGCCCACATGGCGCTGTTTTTGGCGGCCGACGACAGCAGCATGGTCACCGCCCAAGACTTCGTGGTGGACGCGGGCTGGACCTGA
- a CDS encoding 6-deoxy-6-sulfogluconolactonase, protein MPLPCTVTPIWPATLQLGEGTLWHAASSRFFFVDIRGQAVHSWSPTTDVRQSWQMPEMVGWLVPCADGQGFIAGFQSGFVRLTLEPELQIERLGSPHPDQPGLRLNDAKADAGGRIWAGSMHHENPQQPLGQLACLHPDGRIEVVEHNIHIANGPAISPDGTVLLHTDSLLRSIYCYRLSADGQLHNKNLWKTFAPEDGEPDGMTFDAEGHVWVAFWGGSCLRRFNLAGDELQRIDMPASQITNVAFGGENLDLMLVTSARVGLSDAQLAQQPLAGSAFVLRTGVRGVVPGVWG, encoded by the coding sequence ATGCCTTTGCCCTGCACCGTCACCCCCATCTGGCCTGCAACCCTGCAACTCGGCGAGGGCACGCTGTGGCATGCCGCCAGCAGCCGCTTCTTCTTTGTGGACATCCGCGGCCAGGCCGTGCACAGCTGGTCGCCCACCACCGATGTGCGACAGAGCTGGCAGATGCCCGAGATGGTGGGCTGGCTGGTGCCTTGCGCCGACGGCCAGGGCTTCATCGCCGGTTTCCAGTCCGGCTTTGTGCGCCTGACGCTGGAGCCGGAGCTGCAGATCGAGCGCCTCGGCTCCCCGCACCCTGACCAGCCCGGCCTGCGCCTCAACGATGCCAAAGCCGATGCCGGTGGCCGCATCTGGGCCGGCTCCATGCACCACGAAAATCCCCAGCAGCCCCTGGGCCAGCTCGCCTGCCTGCACCCCGATGGGCGCATCGAGGTGGTCGAGCACAACATCCACATCGCCAACGGCCCGGCCATCTCGCCCGACGGCACCGTCCTGCTGCACACCGACAGCCTGCTGCGCAGCATTTACTGCTACCGGCTCAGCGCCGACGGCCAGTTGCACAACAAAAACCTCTGGAAAACCTTCGCCCCCGAAGACGGCGAGCCCGACGGCATGACCTTCGATGCCGAAGGCCATGTGTGGGTGGCGTTCTGGGGCGGCAGCTGCCTGCGCCGCTTCAACCTGGCCGGCGACGAACTCCAACGCATCGACATGCCCGCCAGCCAGATCACCAACGTGGCCTTTGGCGGCGAGAACCTGGACCTGATGCTAGTCACCAGCGCCCGCGTGGGCTTGTCCGATGCGCAGTTGGCCCAGCAGCCGCTGGCAGGCTCGGCCTTTGTGCTGCGCACTGGCGTGCGCGGGGTGGTGCCGGGGGTGTGGGGATAG